Part of the Brevibacillus brevis genome is shown below.
TCCCAAAGGAAAAGGAGGATCGCCAGTATGAGCGATTATATGATAAGAGCAACTGGATTTAACGGACACGTGCGTGCATTCGCAGCGCGCACAACGAACATCGTCGAGGAAATGCGCAGTCGTCACGACATGTGGAACACCGCTACGGCTGCCGCCGGACGCACGCTGACAGTCACGTTGATGATGGGGGCGATGTTGAAAGGAGACGAGAGCCTCTATGTCAAAGTAAAAGGGGGAGGACCGATCGGGCAAATTATGGCGGAGGCCAATGCCCACGGGGAAGGTGTGGCGTACGTCACCAATCCGCACGTTCACTTTGAGCTCAACGAGTTGGGCAAGCTGGACGTGAGACGGGCGGTCGGAACGGAAGGCTTTGTCTATGTGACGAAGGATCTCGGTCTCAAAGAACCGTACCAAGGCAGCTCGCCGATCGTATCCGGGGAGATCGGGGAGGACTTTACCTATTATTTCGTGACGTCCGAGCAGACGCCATCCGCAGTAGGAGTGGGTGTCCTGGTCAATCCGGAAGACCGGTCGGTGCTGGCGGCAGGAGGATTTATTCTTCAGCTCATGCCGTTTACGCCTGACGATGTCGTGGCCACGATCGAGGAGAGGCTCAGCGGCCTTCCGCAGGTGTCGCGGATGATCGGAGAGGGATTGACGCCGGAAGAAATTCTGGCCAAGGTGCTGGATGAGCCGAAGTACCTCAGCCGCACGGAAATCAACTTCCACTGCAAATGTTCGTCGGAAAAAGTAAGCCAGGCACTCATCAGCTTGGGGAGAGAAGAGATGCAGAGCATGCTCGAGGAGCAAGGCGAAGCCGAGGTGCACTGTCATTTCTGCAACGAGCGGTACCACTACGACAGGGCCGCGCTGGAAGACCTCATGAAAGACATGTAAGCGCGGTGACCGTTAGGGAGAGGATGGAGCGTGTCCGTCAACGCAAAGGGGTTGTGGGCATTCATCGGAGCATTGGTCGTGCTGCTGCTGGCTGTGACGTGGTCGTGGTACCAGTCTTCAGCCAAGCTGCAGCCGGCCGCGGTTGTCGGAGACAAAACGATCACGGAAGCGGAATATGTGGAGGCACTCAAGCAGAGGTACGGAGAGAAAGTGCTGGAAGACATGATCAATCGGGAAGTGGTTTTTCAGGCGGCCAAGCAGCAGGGCATTTCGGTAGACCCCAAGCAGGTGGAAGAGGAAGTGGCGAAAATTCGCGAAAGCTATGGCAGTGAGAGCGACAGCGAGTTTCAGCAGGCATTGATCCGGCAGGCGGGGATTACGGAAGAGTCGCTGCGCCAAGAAATCAGGTACCAGCTTTTGCTTCAAGCCTTGGCGACCAAGGACATCGTCGTATCGGACGACGAATTGCTCGCGTATTACAACGACCATCCCGAGCGTTACGCCAAGCCCATGCAGGTCCGATTGTGGCAGATCATCGTGGCATCCAGGGAAGAAGCGGACCGGGTCACGGCTGAGCTCAGGCAAGGCGCCGACTTTCAGACGCTCGCCAAAGAACGTTCGATTGATTCGGTGACGGCAGGAAACGGAGGCGATATGGGCTGGGTTTCCCTGAGCGATTCCAGACTGCCGGAAGCCGCCAAGGACGTGGTGGCCGAGCTTGGCACCAAAAAGGTTAGCGATCCTGTCCAACTGGGGGACCAGTATGCCATCTATTCGATTGCCGAACGGAAGGAAGCACAGCAGCAATCGTTTGATCAGGTCAAGGAAGCGATTCGCCGTGAGCTCGCATTCGCGCAGGTGGAATCGATCGATGACGTCTTGAAGCGGCTGCGTCAATCGGTAGGAGTCCGGATTTCTGGGCAAATGCAGCATTGACCAAATAGGCAGCGAATTGATATAATCATACCAATAAAACCTAGCATTTTACTCGGCTATAATAAATAAGGAGGCAGGACCTATGCGCGTCGCGAATTCCATTACCGATTTGATTGGATTTACACCGTTAGTAAAGCTCAATCGCGTTGTCAATGAAGATCATGCAGACATTTATCTCAAGTTGGAATTTTTCAACCCGGGCAGCAGCGTCAAAGACCGGATTGCGTTGTCCATGATCGAAGCGGCAGAGGCAGACGGCAGCCTGAAACCGGGAGATACCATCATTGAACCGACGAGCGGAAACACCGGGATCGGCCTTGCCATGGTGGCTGCAGCAAAAGGGTATCGGGCGGTTGTGGTCATGCCTGACACCATGAGTATCGAGCGCCGCAACTTGCTGCGAGCTTACGGAGCCGAGCTCATCCTGACTCCCGGCAGCGAAGGGATGGGCGGAGCGATCCGCAAAGCCGAAGAACTCGCCAAGGAAAACTCCTCCTATTTCATCCCGCAGCAGTTTAAAAATGCAGCGAATCCAGCTATTCACCGCGAGACAACGGCCCGTGAGCTGTTGGAGCAAGCGAAAGAAATCGGCGGCGTAGACGCGTTCATCTCCGGGGTCGGAACCGGCGGAACGATCACAGGTGTCGGCCAAGTGCTCCGCGAACACTATCCGAACGTAAAAATCGTAGCGGTCGAGCCAGCTGCTTCTCCCGTTCTCTCAGGCGGCAAGCCCGGCCCTCACAAAATCCAGGGGATCGGTGCGGGCTTTGTGCCGGACACATTGGATACCCACATCTATGACGAGATTATCAAGGTAGAAAACGATGACGCATTTGATGCTGCGCGCCGTGTAGCACGCCAAGAGGGCATTCTGGGAGGCATTTCTACGGGAGCGGCTATTCACGCAGCCCTGCAGGTGGCAGCCCAGCTCGGCAAAGGCAAAAAGGTAATCGCAATCGCTCCATCCAACGGCGAGCGCTACCTGTCCACTCCTCTGTATTCATTTGAAGACTAAAAACGACTGTATTTTCCAGAACCACGCATGTCCATTTTGGGCGGCGTGGTCTTTTCTTTTTGTATCAGACAACTATATAATGAACGAAAACTTATCCTAGCAAACCGGAGCGTGAAACGGATTGTTCCCTACGTATGCAGAATGCCGAGCCTATGCAAGTACCTACCCATTTGTTCCTGTTGCAATTCGCAGGCCGTGGCCCACACATGTGGATCCGTGGCACGTACTGAAAAGCCTGCACCCTTCCCTGCAAGAAGCCGCTCTTTTGGAAAGCGGCCGGGCTGGCCGCTACACATTTTTGACGTATCAGCCCGCGGCGGTCCTGCGCAGCCAGCAGGGCGAGACAGTCGTTTCCTATCGGGACGGGCGCACCGCGAGCAAGCGCGGCAATCCGCTGGAGGCTTTGCGCGGGCTGCTGGCAGAGTACCGGAGCCCCGCTATTCCTGAAATGCCGGACTTTTCCGGCGGAGCTGTCGGGTACATGAGCTACGAGATGAACCGCTTTTTTGAGCCGAGCTTGCCGCAGATCGCGACAGATGACTTACAGTTGCCTGACCTGTATGTTATGATAATGCCAGATCTTCTCGCCTTTGATCACGAGACACGCGAAATGATCTTCTTGACCCACCTGGCTTCCGGGCAATTGAACGAAG
Proteins encoded:
- the hslO gene encoding Hsp33 family molecular chaperone HslO, which gives rise to MSDYMIRATGFNGHVRAFAARTTNIVEEMRSRHDMWNTATAAAGRTLTVTLMMGAMLKGDESLYVKVKGGGPIGQIMAEANAHGEGVAYVTNPHVHFELNELGKLDVRRAVGTEGFVYVTKDLGLKEPYQGSSPIVSGEIGEDFTYYFVTSEQTPSAVGVGVLVNPEDRSVLAAGGFILQLMPFTPDDVVATIEERLSGLPQVSRMIGEGLTPEEILAKVLDEPKYLSRTEINFHCKCSSEKVSQALISLGREEMQSMLEEQGEAEVHCHFCNERYHYDRAALEDLMKDM
- a CDS encoding peptidyl-prolyl cis-trans isomerase produces the protein MSVNAKGLWAFIGALVVLLLAVTWSWYQSSAKLQPAAVVGDKTITEAEYVEALKQRYGEKVLEDMINREVVFQAAKQQGISVDPKQVEEEVAKIRESYGSESDSEFQQALIRQAGITEESLRQEIRYQLLLQALATKDIVVSDDELLAYYNDHPERYAKPMQVRLWQIIVASREEADRVTAELRQGADFQTLAKERSIDSVTAGNGGDMGWVSLSDSRLPEAAKDVVAELGTKKVSDPVQLGDQYAIYSIAERKEAQQQSFDQVKEAIRRELAFAQVESIDDVLKRLRQSVGVRISGQMQH
- the cysK gene encoding cysteine synthase A, whose protein sequence is MRVANSITDLIGFTPLVKLNRVVNEDHADIYLKLEFFNPGSSVKDRIALSMIEAAEADGSLKPGDTIIEPTSGNTGIGLAMVAAAKGYRAVVVMPDTMSIERRNLLRAYGAELILTPGSEGMGGAIRKAEELAKENSSYFIPQQFKNAANPAIHRETTARELLEQAKEIGGVDAFISGVGTGGTITGVGQVLREHYPNVKIVAVEPAASPVLSGGKPGPHKIQGIGAGFVPDTLDTHIYDEIIKVENDDAFDAARRVARQEGILGGISTGAAIHAALQVAAQLGKGKKVIAIAPSNGERYLSTPLYSFED